One Stenotrophomonas maltophilia DNA window includes the following coding sequences:
- a CDS encoding patatin-like phospholipase family protein, translated as MSLFRPRMLLSVALIGLLAGCGGDPVRPTPPPAPTVVPQAKPVKIGIALGGGAAKGFAHIGVIKMLEANGFEPAVVSGTSAGSVVGALYASGMDAFQMQSKAVALDEASIRDVRLFSGGLVQGQKLQDYVNEQVANRPAERLKKPFAAVATQLETGERAIFVRGNVGQAVRASSSIPGVFEPVKIGGRNYIDGGVVSPVPVDAARQLGADFVIAVDISSKASGKAPTDMLGIVNQSISIMGQRLGEQELARADIVIRPKVLDIGAADFSQRGTAILEGEKAAMAAMPQIRAKIQQLQRARAAAAAPAPVAAPKCEEASRLGKLMGRKDKC; from the coding sequence ATGAGCCTGTTCCGCCCCCGCATGCTGCTGTCCGTCGCCCTGATCGGCCTGCTGGCCGGCTGCGGTGGCGATCCGGTCCGTCCCACGCCGCCGCCGGCACCCACCGTGGTGCCGCAGGCCAAGCCGGTGAAGATCGGCATCGCCCTCGGAGGCGGCGCGGCCAAGGGCTTCGCCCACATCGGCGTGATCAAGATGCTGGAGGCCAATGGCTTCGAGCCGGCCGTGGTGTCCGGCACCAGCGCCGGCAGCGTGGTCGGCGCGCTGTATGCCAGCGGCATGGACGCGTTCCAGATGCAGAGCAAGGCGGTGGCACTGGACGAAGCCAGCATCCGCGACGTGCGCCTGTTCTCCGGTGGCCTGGTGCAGGGCCAGAAGCTGCAGGACTACGTCAACGAGCAGGTTGCCAACCGTCCCGCCGAGCGACTGAAGAAGCCGTTCGCCGCCGTTGCCACCCAGCTGGAGACCGGCGAGCGTGCGATCTTCGTGCGCGGCAACGTCGGCCAGGCGGTGCGCGCGTCCAGCAGCATTCCCGGTGTGTTCGAGCCGGTGAAGATCGGTGGCCGCAACTACATCGACGGTGGCGTGGTCAGCCCGGTGCCGGTGGATGCCGCGCGCCAGCTCGGCGCCGACTTCGTGATCGCCGTGGACATCTCCAGCAAGGCCAGCGGCAAGGCGCCGACCGACATGCTGGGCATCGTCAACCAGTCGATCTCGATCATGGGCCAGCGCCTGGGCGAACAGGAACTGGCACGCGCCGACATCGTCATCCGCCCGAAGGTGCTGGACATCGGCGCCGCCGACTTCAGCCAGCGTGGCACCGCGATCCTGGAAGGCGAGAAGGCCGCGATGGCCGCGATGCCGCAGATCCGCGCCAAGATCCAGCAGCTGCAGCGTGCACGCGCCGCCGCAGCGGCACCGGCACCGGTGGCCGCGCCGAAGTGCGAGGAAGCCTCGCGCCTGGGCAAGCTGATGGGCCGCAAGGACAAGTGCTGA